A single Bosea sp. PAMC 26642 DNA region contains:
- a CDS encoding ABC transporter permease: MLRMIGQRLLTTIPSVIGVIIVTFLLTRVLPGDTAAYFAGPAASPQAIIEVRSKLGLDQPLPVQFVSYVTALVKGDLGQSLTTGQPVTKDLAARLPASAELTLAGLILAMAVALPLGVLAAVKQGSWIDHLCRVVATAGVSLPVFFTGLLLVYVFYFLLGWSPAPLGRLDVFASEPPRVTGLLLVDTLLARDLETFRAAFAQLILPALTLAIFSLAPITRMTRASMLAVLGSDFVRTARASGLSNGKVIGTYAFRNAMLPVVTTLGMVFSFLLGANVLVEKVFAWPGVGSYAVEALIASDYAPIQGFVLTMAVMYVALNLMIDVLYGVIDPRVRLEG, encoded by the coding sequence ATGCTTCGTATGATCGGCCAACGCCTGCTCACGACGATCCCGTCGGTCATCGGCGTGATCATCGTCACCTTCCTGCTGACGCGGGTGCTGCCGGGCGATACGGCGGCGTATTTCGCAGGTCCCGCCGCGTCGCCGCAGGCGATCATCGAGGTTCGCAGCAAGCTCGGGCTCGACCAGCCGCTGCCGGTGCAGTTCGTATCCTATGTCACGGCGCTGGTGAAAGGCGATCTCGGGCAGTCGCTGACGACCGGCCAGCCAGTGACCAAGGACCTTGCCGCAAGGCTGCCCGCCTCGGCCGAGCTGACGCTGGCCGGGCTGATCCTGGCCATGGCGGTGGCGCTGCCACTCGGCGTGCTGGCGGCGGTGAAGCAGGGCTCGTGGATCGACCATCTCTGCCGTGTCGTGGCGACGGCGGGTGTCTCGCTGCCGGTGTTCTTCACCGGGCTGCTGCTGGTCTATGTGTTCTATTTCCTTCTCGGCTGGTCGCCGGCGCCGCTCGGGCGGCTCGACGTCTTCGCCTCGGAGCCGCCGCGCGTCACCGGGCTTTTACTGGTCGACACGCTGCTGGCGCGCGATTTGGAGACGTTTCGCGCTGCCTTCGCGCAGCTGATCCTGCCGGCGTTGACGCTTGCTATCTTCTCGCTTGCGCCGATCACGCGAATGACGCGGGCATCGATGCTGGCCGTGCTCGGGTCCGATTTCGTCCGCACCGCGCGCGCCAGCGGTCTCTCCAACGGCAAGGTGATCGGCACCTATGCCTTCCGCAACGCCATGCTGCCGGTCGTCACCACGCTCGGCATGGTGTTCTCGTTCCTGCTCGGCGCCAACGTGCTGGTCGAAAAGGTGTTCGCCTGGCCCGGCGTCGGTTCCTACGCGGTTGAGGCGCTGATCGCCTCCGATTATGCGCCGATCCAGGGCTTCGTGCTAACCATGGCTGTGATGTACGTCGCGCTGAATCTGATGATCGACGTGCTCTACGGCGTCATCGATCCGCGCGTCCGGCTGGAGGGCTGA
- a CDS encoding regulator, producing MAMTTTTASPKLWTPGDWNALFGFGTNILVNLLVLTGLLQFVLKMPSEIVFGRILPALGLMMFLSTGYYAWLAWKLAKETGRDDVCALPSGISVPHMFVVTFVIMLPIASMTGDPIKGWEAGLVWVFFQSFILMAGGFIAPYIRKITPRAALLGTLAGVSIAFISMRPALEIFLTPAIGLVCLAIILVSWFGGVRYPKGIPAGLVAIAFGMVIAWGSALFGLDIGGLSLAKLGAAFSTFGFALPIPAVDHVFSGFSYLGIILVTAIPFGIYDLVEAMDNVESAEAAGDHYPTTRVLTADGVVSLIGCLMGNPFINAVYIGHPGWKAMGGRIGYSAATGVIVLGLCWLGIVAFLLALIPIVAISPILLYIGMLIGAQAFQTTPTSHAPAIVLALTPHLAAWAKVLIDGALGAAGTNAATVGIDKMANMGVLYHGLELMGGGAILSGLVLGAIAVFVIEKQFVQAAGFAAAGAVLTYFGLMHGEAIGVGKGLGVTPSISLAYAMVAGFLYLCARSLVVATEGKSMTAQPHGKLEPAE from the coding sequence ATGGCTATGACAACGACGACGGCCTCACCGAAACTCTGGACGCCGGGGGACTGGAACGCCCTGTTCGGCTTCGGCACCAACATCCTGGTCAACCTGCTGGTCCTTACCGGACTGCTGCAGTTCGTCCTGAAGATGCCGTCCGAGATCGTGTTCGGCAGGATCCTTCCGGCGCTCGGGCTGATGATGTTCCTGTCGACCGGGTATTATGCCTGGCTCGCCTGGAAGCTCGCCAAGGAGACCGGCCGCGACGATGTCTGCGCGCTGCCGTCCGGCATCAGCGTGCCGCACATGTTCGTCGTGACCTTCGTGATCATGCTGCCGATCGCGTCGATGACCGGCGATCCGATCAAGGGCTGGGAAGCCGGGCTCGTCTGGGTGTTCTTCCAGAGCTTCATTCTGATGGCGGGCGGGTTCATCGCGCCCTACATCCGCAAGATCACGCCTCGGGCTGCTCTTTTGGGCACGCTGGCGGGCGTCTCGATCGCCTTCATCTCGATGCGGCCCGCGCTGGAGATTTTTCTGACGCCGGCGATCGGCCTGGTCTGCCTCGCCATCATCCTGGTGAGCTGGTTTGGCGGGGTGCGCTATCCCAAGGGCATTCCGGCGGGCCTCGTCGCCATCGCCTTCGGTATGGTGATCGCCTGGGGGTCGGCCTTGTTCGGGCTCGATATCGGCGGGCTCTCGCTGGCCAAACTGGGCGCCGCCTTCTCGACCTTCGGTTTCGCGCTGCCGATCCCGGCCGTCGACCACGTCTTCTCGGGCTTTTCCTATCTCGGGATCATCCTCGTCACGGCGATCCCGTTCGGGATCTACGACCTCGTCGAGGCGATGGACAATGTCGAGAGCGCCGAGGCCGCGGGCGACCACTACCCGACGACGCGGGTGCTCACAGCAGACGGCGTCGTCTCGCTGATCGGCTGCCTGATGGGCAACCCCTTCATCAACGCGGTCTATATCGGGCATCCCGGCTGGAAGGCGATGGGCGGGCGCATCGGCTATTCCGCGGCGACGGGGGTGATCGTGCTCGGCCTGTGCTGGCTCGGCATCGTCGCCTTCCTGCTGGCGCTGATCCCGATCGTCGCGATCTCGCCGATCCTGCTCTATATCGGGATGCTGATCGGGGCGCAGGCCTTCCAGACCACGCCGACGAGCCATGCGCCGGCGATCGTGCTGGCGCTGACGCCGCATCTGGCGGCCTGGGCCAAGGTGCTGATCGACGGCGCGCTGGGGGCGGCAGGGACGAATGCGGCCACCGTCGGCATCGACAAGATGGCCAATATGGGCGTGCTCTATCACGGGCTCGAACTGATGGGCGGCGGGGCGATCCTGTCGGGGCTGGTGTTAGGGGCCATCGCCGTTTTCGTGATCGAGAAGCAGTTCGTGCAGGCGGCGGGGTTCGCGGCGGCCGGAGCGGTTCTGACCTATTTCGGGCTGATGCATGGCGAGGCGATCGGCGTCGGCAAGGGGCTCGGCGTCACGCCCTCGATCAGCCTGGCCTATGCGATGGTGGCGGGCTTCCTCTATCTCTGCGCCCGTTCGCTGGTCGTCGCGACCGAGGGCAAGAGCATGACCGCGCAGCCGCATGGCAAGCTGGAGCCGGCCGAATGA
- a CDS encoding dipeptide ABC transporter ATP-binding protein: MTSPPLLDIKNLTVEFATRRGTVQAVKSIDISVAKGETVAIVGESGSGKSVTSYAVVRILDRAGSVAEGSISFSGIDLVTADETQMRDLRGREISMIFQNPRAALNPIRKVGKQIEDVLLQHVQATRATAREKAIEALTKVKIARPEERYDAYPFELSGGMCQRVVIALALACQPQLLIADEPTTGLDVTTQKAVMDLIVELTRERGMSTILITHDLGLAAAYCDKVVVMEKGKVVETAAAADIFRNPQHPYTRKLMQATPRIGMSLADLLPDAPKAPPAEAKAPRMVLAGAEPLMRVENLVKEYPRPETGAFLAKLMGKAEEPKSAFRAVDGISFSVAKGETLGLVGESGCGKSTTSMMVTRLIDPSSGSIIFDGTDIGAIPAKQFAASPHRRRIQMVFQDPTDSLNPRFTAERAIADPIMRMGSISGRDALRERCEELARLVGLPVELIDRFPHQLSGGQKARVGIARAIALDPDLVILDEPTAALDVSVQAVVLNLLEELKGRLGMSYLFVSHDLNVVRLLCDRVIVMRTGAIVEQGTAEEVLGDPKADYTKELLTAIPHPPV; the protein is encoded by the coding sequence GTGACCAGCCCTCCGCTCCTCGACATCAAGAACCTCACCGTCGAATTCGCGACGCGGCGCGGGACCGTGCAGGCCGTCAAGTCGATCGACATCAGCGTTGCCAAGGGCGAGACGGTCGCGATCGTCGGCGAATCCGGCTCGGGCAAGTCGGTGACCTCCTATGCCGTGGTGCGTATCCTAGACCGGGCCGGCTCGGTCGCCGAGGGCTCGATCTCGTTCTCCGGGATCGATCTCGTCACCGCCGACGAAACGCAGATGCGCGATCTGCGTGGGCGGGAGATCTCGATGATCTTCCAGAACCCGCGCGCGGCGCTCAATCCCATCCGGAAGGTCGGCAAGCAGATCGAGGACGTGCTGCTGCAGCATGTCCAAGCAACGCGTGCGACCGCCCGCGAGAAGGCGATCGAGGCGCTGACCAAGGTCAAGATCGCCCGGCCCGAGGAGCGCTACGACGCCTATCCGTTCGAGCTTTCGGGTGGCATGTGCCAGCGCGTCGTCATCGCGCTCGCGCTCGCCTGCCAGCCGCAACTGCTGATCGCCGACGAGCCCACGACCGGTCTCGACGTGACCACGCAGAAGGCGGTGATGGACCTGATCGTCGAACTGACGCGCGAGCGGGGCATGTCGACCATCCTCATCACCCATGATCTCGGGCTGGCGGCCGCCTATTGCGACAAGGTCGTGGTGATGGAAAAGGGCAAGGTGGTCGAGACGGCAGCCGCCGCCGACATCTTCCGCAACCCGCAGCATCCTTACACCCGCAAGCTGATGCAGGCGACGCCACGCATCGGCATGTCGCTCGCCGATCTGTTGCCGGACGCGCCGAAGGCTCCGCCGGCCGAGGCGAAGGCGCCGCGCATGGTACTCGCCGGGGCAGAGCCGCTGATGCGGGTCGAGAACCTGGTGAAGGAGTATCCCCGACCCGAGACCGGCGCCTTCCTCGCGAAGCTGATGGGCAAGGCGGAGGAGCCGAAATCCGCCTTCCGGGCCGTCGACGGGATCAGCTTCAGTGTCGCCAAAGGCGAGACGCTGGGGCTCGTCGGCGAATCCGGCTGCGGCAAGTCGACGACCTCGATGATGGTCACACGCCTGATCGACCCGAGCAGCGGCTCAATCATCTTCGATGGCACCGATATCGGCGCGATTCCGGCAAAACAGTTCGCCGCATCGCCCCATCGCCGGCGCATCCAGATGGTCTTCCAGGATCCGACCGACAGCCTGAATCCGCGCTTCACCGCCGAGCGTGCCATCGCCGATCCGATCATGCGGATGGGTTCGATTTCGGGACGCGACGCGCTGCGGGAGCGCTGCGAGGAATTGGCCCGTCTGGTCGGACTGCCGGTCGAGCTGATCGACCGGTTTCCGCACCAGCTCTCTGGCGGCCAGAAGGCCCGCGTCGGCATCGCTCGGGCGATCGCGCTCGACCCCGATCTCGTCATCCTCGACGAGCCGACGGCAGCGCTCGACGTGTCGGTGCAGGCCGTGGTGCTGAACCTGCTGGAGGAGCTGAAGGGGCGGCTCGGGATGAGCTACCTCTTCGTCTCGCACGACCTCAACGTGGTACGCCTGCTCTGCGACCGCGTGATCGTGATGCGGACGGGCGCCATCGTCGAGCAGGGCACGGCCGAGGAGGTGCTCGGCGATCCGAAGGCGGATTATACCAAGGAACTGCTTACCGCGATTCCGCATCCGCCGGTGTGA
- a CDS encoding GntR family transcriptional regulator, which translates to MPRSVATIVPGKFVPTPRTRTETLRLQIADEIVSGVLEPGSPLDEQELAARFGVSRTPVREAIRQLSASGLVSVRPHRGAVVALPTPAQLDDMFEAMAELEALCAGMAARNMTITERRRLEAIHNELRTLVQKGDPGRYHEMNEAFHALIYAGSHNGYLAELTLMTRARVAPFRRAQFRAWGRLGGSYQEHDKIVQAILRGDQAGAIEAMRAHIGIVRDAFRSYAETR; encoded by the coding sequence ATGCCGCGCAGCGTTGCCACCATCGTCCCCGGGAAGTTCGTCCCGACGCCGCGCACGCGCACAGAGACGTTGCGCCTGCAGATCGCAGACGAGATCGTGTCCGGCGTGCTCGAACCCGGCTCGCCGCTGGACGAGCAGGAGCTCGCGGCGCGCTTCGGCGTCTCGCGCACGCCGGTGAGAGAGGCGATCCGGCAGCTCTCCGCTTCGGGGCTGGTCAGCGTCAGGCCGCATCGCGGCGCGGTCGTGGCATTGCCGACGCCGGCCCAGCTCGACGACATGTTCGAGGCGATGGCGGAGCTCGAGGCGCTCTGCGCCGGAATGGCTGCGCGCAATATGACGATCACCGAGCGGCGCCGGCTCGAGGCCATCCACAACGAGCTGCGCACCCTCGTCCAAAAGGGCGATCCCGGCCGCTATCACGAGATGAACGAGGCCTTCCACGCACTGATCTATGCCGGTTCGCACAACGGCTATCTGGCAGAGCTGACCCTGATGACGCGCGCTCGCGTGGCGCCGTTCCGCCGGGCGCAGTTCCGCGCCTGGGGCCGGCTCGGCGGCTCCTATCAGGAGCACGACAAGATCGTGCAGGCGATCCTGCGCGGCGATCAGGCGGGAGCCATAGAGGCGATGCGGGCGCATATCGGCATCGTGCGCGACGCGTTTCGGAGCTACGCCGAGACGCGGTGA
- a CDS encoding ABC transporter permease, which produces MSKVEAVPALRFEAPPSTSLLAHGRHIVSENPITGLAFGLFALILLAAIVGPSIVPYDPLASNTNSALQAPSSRHWFGTDQLGRDIFSRVIAATRLDFTIAVASVALVFVLGGLAGVMAGFYGGWVDKVVGRIADTIMAFPLFVLAMGIVAALGNSVTNIVIATAIINFPLYARVARAEANVRRDAGFVQAARLSGNSDWRLLLTQIVPNIMPIMAVQMSLTMGYAILNAAGLSFIGLGVRPPTPEWGIMVAEGASFIVSGEWWIAFFPGLALMIAVFCFNLLGDGVRDLVDPQRRN; this is translated from the coding sequence ATGTCCAAGGTCGAGGCGGTTCCCGCGTTACGCTTCGAGGCGCCCCCCTCGACCAGCCTGCTGGCCCATGGGCGCCATATCGTCTCGGAAAACCCGATCACGGGTCTCGCCTTCGGGCTGTTTGCGCTGATCCTGCTGGCTGCGATCGTCGGCCCTTCGATCGTTCCGTACGATCCGCTGGCGAGCAACACCAATTCGGCTCTGCAGGCGCCGAGTTCGCGGCACTGGTTCGGCACCGACCAGCTCGGCCGCGATATCTTCAGCCGGGTGATCGCTGCGACGCGGCTCGACTTCACCATCGCGGTCGCGTCGGTCGCGCTCGTCTTCGTTCTCGGCGGGCTGGCCGGCGTCATGGCGGGCTTCTATGGCGGCTGGGTCGACAAGGTCGTCGGGCGCATCGCCGACACGATCATGGCGTTTCCGCTCTTCGTGCTGGCGATGGGCATCGTGGCGGCGCTGGGCAACAGCGTCACCAACATCGTCATCGCGACCGCGATCATCAATTTTCCGCTTTATGCGCGCGTGGCGCGAGCGGAGGCGAATGTGCGCCGCGATGCCGGCTTCGTGCAGGCGGCGCGGCTTTCGGGCAATTCCGACTGGCGGCTTTTGCTAACGCAGATCGTCCCCAACATCATGCCGATCATGGCGGTGCAGATGTCGCTGACGATGGGCTATGCGATCCTCAATGCGGCGGGGCTCTCGTTCATCGGGCTCGGCGTGCGTCCGCCGACGCCGGAATGGGGGATCATGGTGGCGGAAGGGGCGAGTTTCATCGTTTCGGGCGAATGGTGGATCGCTTTCTTCCCGGGGCTCGCGCTGATGATCGCGGTGTTCTGCTTCAACCTGCTCGGCGACGGCGTGCGCGACCTCGTCGATCCGCAGCGGAGGAATTGA
- the atzF gene encoding allophanate hydrolase, whose translation MPTLTSLLADHLDGRTTIPQTIAAAYARHRAHGDDAIFITLRPEGEALAEAARLQAEGPRGRKLWGVPVAVKDNIDVAGLPTTAACPAFAYEPAGDAGAVARLKAAGAIVIGKTNLDQFATGLNGTRSPYGVPQNALRADLVPGGSSSGSASAVAAGIVPIALGTDTAGSGRVPAGLQNLVGLKPSLGLVSTAGAVPACRTLDCVSVFALTVEDAWIVLEVIAGPDAADPFSRTVPLGRPGAVSPHLRLGIPRPADLDFDGDAAAAASFDLAIERANALGATIVPLDMTPFYDTARLLYDGPWVAERFLVVQDLLARDPEAVLPVIRQVIAGKPLPDAAATFAARYRLAELASVAKIALKGIDALMVPTAPRPVTLAQMAADPIGQNSMLGRYTNFVNLLDMCALAVPVSLAGDGTAAGVTFIAPSGHDAALAGLGRAFHAASDLTLGAAGLPVPALADLPVAPTPGTIEIAVVGAHLSGMPLNGELTSLGATFLRATTTTAEYSLFALPGGPPARPGLIRTGKGGAAIALEVWSMPPEGFGRFVAGIPSPLGIGTLALADGTRVKGFLCETIATEGARDVTEFGGWRAFVKAGERGVSRPE comes from the coding sequence GTGCCGACGCTGACCAGCCTGCTCGCCGACCATCTGGATGGCCGCACCACGATCCCGCAGACGATCGCGGCAGCCTATGCGCGCCATCGCGCCCATGGCGACGACGCGATCTTCATCACGCTGCGTCCGGAAGGCGAGGCGTTGGCAGAGGCCGCGCGCCTGCAGGCGGAAGGTCCGCGTGGCCGCAAGCTCTGGGGCGTGCCAGTCGCGGTGAAGGACAATATCGACGTCGCCGGCCTCCCCACTACGGCCGCCTGTCCCGCCTTCGCCTACGAGCCGGCCGGCGACGCGGGCGCCGTGGCGAGGCTGAAGGCCGCTGGTGCGATCGTCATCGGCAAGACCAATCTTGACCAGTTCGCCACCGGCCTGAACGGCACCCGCTCGCCCTACGGCGTGCCGCAGAACGCCCTGCGCGCCGATCTCGTGCCGGGCGGCTCCAGTTCCGGTTCGGCCAGCGCAGTCGCCGCCGGCATCGTCCCGATCGCGCTCGGCACCGACACGGCGGGCTCCGGCCGCGTGCCGGCCGGCCTGCAGAACCTCGTCGGCCTCAAGCCCAGCCTCGGCCTCGTCTCGACGGCCGGCGCGGTACCCGCCTGCCGCACCCTCGACTGCGTCTCGGTCTTCGCCCTGACGGTCGAGGATGCCTGGATCGTGCTGGAGGTCATCGCCGGCCCCGACGCGGCCGACCCCTTTTCGCGCACCGTTCCACTCGGCCGGCCGGGCGCGGTGTCGCCCCATCTCAGGCTCGGCATTCCTCGCCCCGCCGATCTCGACTTCGACGGCGACGCCGCTGCAGCCGCGAGCTTCGACCTCGCGATCGAACGCGCGAATGCGCTCGGCGCCACCATCGTCCCGCTCGACATGACGCCGTTCTACGACACGGCCCGCCTGCTCTATGACGGCCCCTGGGTCGCCGAGCGCTTCCTCGTCGTGCAGGATCTGCTGGCGCGAGACCCAGAAGCGGTCCTGCCCGTCATCCGGCAGGTCATCGCCGGCAAGCCCCTGCCCGACGCGGCAGCAACCTTCGCGGCGCGCTATCGGCTTGCCGAACTCGCCTCGGTGGCCAAGATCGCGCTGAAAGGCATCGACGCGCTGATGGTGCCAACGGCGCCGCGCCCGGTCACGCTGGCGCAAATGGCGGCCGATCCGATCGGCCAGAACTCCATGCTCGGCCGCTACACCAATTTCGTGAACCTGCTCGACATGTGTGCACTCGCGGTTCCGGTCAGCCTCGCTGGCGACGGCACGGCGGCCGGCGTCACCTTCATTGCGCCATCTGGCCATGACGCGGCGCTCGCCGGCCTCGGCCGCGCCTTCCACGCCGCCTCCGACTTGACGCTGGGTGCGGCCGGCCTCCCTGTGCCAGCGCTGGCCGATCTGCCCGTTGCACCGACGCCCGGCACGATCGAGATCGCCGTCGTTGGCGCCCATCTCTCCGGCATGCCGCTGAACGGCGAACTGACTTCGCTCGGCGCGACGTTCCTCCGCGCGACGACGACGACCGCTGAGTACAGCCTCTTCGCCCTGCCCGGCGGCCCGCCCGCGCGGCCCGGACTGATCCGCACCGGCAAGGGCGGCGCAGCCATCGCACTGGAGGTCTGGTCGATGCCGCCCGAAGGCTTCGGTCGCTTCGTCGCCGGCATCCCCTCCCCGCTCGGCATCGGCACGCTGGCGCTCGCGGACGGCACCCGCGTAAAAGGCTTCCTTTGCGAGACGATCGCGACCGAGGGCGCCCGCGACGTCACGGAGTTCGGCGGCTGGCGGGCTTTCGTGAAGGCTGGCGAGCGCGGCGTGAGCCGACCGGAATAA
- a CDS encoding DUF4089 domain-containing protein, with amino-acid sequence MSEPKPGFDAGRHCDAMAPALGLTITDQQRPAVLQFLTIASGMATIVQAAPLDDGSFELAPVFRPGPVSGGGSA; translated from the coding sequence ATGAGCGAGCCCAAACCCGGCTTCGACGCCGGGCGCCATTGCGATGCGATGGCGCCGGCGCTTGGGTTGACTATCACGGACCAGCAGCGGCCGGCGGTGCTGCAGTTTCTGACCATCGCGTCCGGGATGGCAACGATCGTCCAAGCTGCGCCGCTGGATGACGGCTCCTTTGAACTCGCGCCGGTCTTTCGGCCCGGGCCGGTCAGCGGTGGAGGGTCTGCGTGA
- a CDS encoding AtzE family amidohydrolase — translation MSFDAFTPAHLIARQIGDGVVTAEAVTTAFLDRIGTVNPQINAFTDVTAERALAQARAIDASRKAGRPLGPLAGVPFAAKNLFDIEGLPTRAGSKINRERAPATRDAVLIERLSAAGAVLVGGLNMGEYAYDFTGENAHDGACRNPHDLSRMAGGSSSGSGSATAAGLAPISLGSDTNGSIRVPSSLCGIFGLKPTYGRLSRGRSFPFCDSLDHLGPFARDVTDLALAYDAMQGPDADDPACAQRPVEPTLPSLAQGVGGLRIALAGGYFDTDGMPEAAEAVSLVAQALGASGRIELAGADIARAAAFLITNGESAAFHLERLKSRADDFDPETRDRFLAGAMQPTAWYIQAQRARHWFHGQMMRVFADVDLIIAPATPCPAPLVGQKTLELRGESVPLRPNLGLFTQPISCIGLPVAAVPVFGAGLPIGVQVIAAPWREDLCLRAAFALAQAGVCEARAPVL, via the coding sequence GTGAGCTTCGACGCCTTTACGCCGGCCCATCTGATCGCCAGGCAGATCGGGGACGGTGTCGTCACGGCCGAGGCGGTGACGACGGCCTTCCTCGACCGCATCGGAACGGTTAATCCGCAGATCAACGCTTTCACCGACGTCACCGCCGAGCGGGCGCTGGCGCAGGCGCGGGCGATCGATGCGTCGCGAAAGGCGGGGCGGCCGCTCGGTCCGCTCGCCGGCGTGCCCTTTGCTGCCAAGAACCTGTTCGACATCGAGGGGCTGCCGACGCGGGCAGGCTCCAAGATCAACCGCGAACGCGCGCCTGCGACCCGCGACGCGGTGCTGATCGAGCGGCTGAGCGCCGCCGGAGCCGTGCTGGTGGGCGGCCTCAACATGGGCGAATACGCCTATGATTTTACCGGCGAGAATGCCCATGACGGCGCCTGCCGCAATCCGCACGACCTGTCGCGCATGGCGGGTGGTTCGTCCTCCGGTTCGGGCTCGGCGACGGCCGCAGGGTTGGCGCCGATCTCGCTGGGCTCAGACACCAATGGCTCGATCCGGGTGCCGAGTTCGCTCTGCGGCATTTTCGGACTGAAGCCGACCTATGGTCGGCTGTCGCGCGGGCGCAGCTTCCCTTTCTGCGACTCGCTCGACCATCTCGGACCCTTCGCACGAGACGTGACCGATCTCGCCTTGGCCTATGACGCGATGCAGGGTCCGGACGCAGATGATCCGGCCTGTGCGCAGCGGCCGGTCGAGCCGACCTTGCCTTCGCTGGCGCAGGGCGTCGGCGGGCTGCGGATTGCGTTGGCGGGCGGTTATTTCGATACCGACGGCATGCCTGAAGCGGCCGAGGCGGTGTCGCTCGTCGCGCAGGCGCTGGGGGCAAGCGGCAGGATCGAATTGGCCGGTGCCGATATCGCGCGCGCTGCAGCCTTTCTGATCACCAATGGCGAGAGCGCGGCCTTCCATCTCGAGCGGCTAAAGTCACGGGCGGATGATTTCGACCCCGAAACCCGCGACCGTTTTCTCGCCGGCGCCATGCAGCCGACTGCCTGGTACATCCAGGCGCAGCGGGCTCGGCATTGGTTCCACGGTCAGATGATGCGGGTCTTCGCCGATGTCGATCTGATCATCGCGCCGGCGACGCCCTGCCCGGCACCGCTGGTCGGGCAGAAGACGCTGGAACTGCGCGGCGAGAGCGTGCCGCTGCGGCCCAATCTCGGCCTGTTCACCCAGCCGATCTCCTGCATCGGGCTGCCGGTGGCGGCGGTGCCGGTGTTCGGGGCGGGTCTGCCGATCGGGGTGCAGGTCATCGCCGCGCCCTGGCGCGAGGATCTGTGCCTGCGCGCGGCGTTCGCGCTGGCGCAGGCAGGAGTGTGCGAGGCGAGGGCGCCGGTTCTGTGA
- the hpxZ gene encoding oxalurate catabolism protein HpxZ, protein MKINDPAVLAEVEAAFAIYEAALTSNDVATLDTLFKDSPLTLRYGVGENLYGYDEIAAFRAARSPVGVMRTIERTVITTYGDAMATANTLFRRDSMPGKIGRQSQTWVKFPEGWRVVCAHVSVIAD, encoded by the coding sequence ATGAAAATCAACGACCCCGCCGTGCTCGCCGAAGTCGAGGCTGCCTTCGCTATCTATGAAGCGGCTTTGACGAGCAACGACGTCGCTACGCTGGATACGTTGTTCAAGGACAGCCCGCTGACGCTGCGCTATGGCGTGGGCGAGAACCTTTATGGCTACGACGAGATCGCCGCCTTTCGCGCGGCTCGCTCGCCGGTCGGGGTGATGCGGACGATCGAGCGGACGGTGATCACGACCTATGGCGACGCGATGGCGACCGCCAACACGCTGTTCAGGCGCGACAGCATGCCGGGCAAGATCGGCCGGCAGAGTCAGACGTGGGTCAAATTTCCCGAGGGCTGGCGCGTCGTCTGCGCCCATGTCAGCGTCATCGCGGACTAA
- a CDS encoding cysteine hydrolase family protein produces MSRSEIAAKPFPLSVDFARTALVIIDMQRDFLEPGGFGAALGNDVSLLMAAVGPCQAILGGAREAGMLVIHTREGHRPDLSDAPPAKVNRGDPAKRIGAAGPMGRILIRGEAGHDIVPSLSPLPDEPVIDKPGKGAFYQTDLDLMLRNRGIETLLVAGVTTEVCVHTTVREANDRGYRCVVLGDACASYFPEFHEVGLRMIAAQGGIFGWVSTTGDVLAALGKARQAA; encoded by the coding sequence GTGAGCCGCAGCGAGATCGCAGCCAAGCCCTTTCCGCTCAGCGTCGATTTCGCGCGCACCGCGCTCGTGATCATCGACATGCAGCGCGACTTCCTGGAGCCCGGCGGTTTCGGAGCGGCGCTCGGCAACGACGTGTCCCTGCTGATGGCGGCTGTCGGGCCGTGCCAGGCGATCCTTGGCGGCGCGCGCGAGGCCGGAATGCTGGTGATCCATACCCGCGAGGGGCATAGGCCCGATCTCTCGGACGCACCGCCCGCCAAGGTCAATCGCGGCGATCCCGCCAAACGCATCGGCGCGGCCGGCCCGATGGGCCGTATCCTGATCCGGGGCGAGGCCGGGCACGACATCGTGCCGAGCTTGAGCCCGCTGCCGGACGAGCCGGTGATCGACAAGCCGGGCAAGGGCGCCTTCTACCAGACCGATCTCGACCTGATGCTGCGCAATCGCGGCATCGAGACGCTGCTCGTCGCTGGCGTAACGACCGAGGTCTGCGTCCATACGACCGTGCGCGAGGCGAACGACCGGGGCTATCGCTGCGTCGTGCTGGGCGATGCCTGCGCCTCCTATTTCCCGGAATTCCACGAGGTGGGCCTGCGGATGATCGCGGCCCAGGGCGGAATTTTCGGCTGGGTTTCGACGACGGGAGACGTGCTTGCGGCGCTGGGAAAAGCGCGGCAGGCGGCATGA